A genomic stretch from Canis lupus familiaris isolate Mischka breed German Shepherd chromosome 17, alternate assembly UU_Cfam_GSD_1.0, whole genome shotgun sequence includes:
- the LOC100687463 gene encoding regenerating islet-derived protein 3-gamma-like precursor, which translates to MMLPPMALPSMSWMLLSCLMVLSQVRGEDSQKDVPAPRITCPKGSKAYASHCYALFMTPKSWMDADMACQKRPSGHLVSVLSGSEASFVASLVKNSVNSYSYVWMGLHDPTEGYEPNADGWEWSSADILNYSAWEKNPSTIANPGYCGSLSRSTGYLKWKDYNCATKLPYICKFKD; encoded by the exons ATGATGCTGCCTCCCATGGCCCTCCCCAGCATGTCCTGGATGCTGCTCTCCTGCCTGATGGTCCTGTCTCAGGTCCGAG GTGAAGACTCCCAGAAGGACGTGCCTGCCCCACGGATCACGTGTCCCAAAGGCTCCAAGGCCTATGCCTCCCACTGCTATGCCTTGTTTATGACCCCCAAATCCTGGATGGATGCTGAT ATGGCCTGCCAGAAGAGGCCCTCGGGACACCTTgtgtctgtgctcagtgggagtgAGGCATCCTTTGTGGCCTCCCTGGTCAAGAACAGTGTGAACAGCTACTCATATGTCTGGATGGGGCTCCATGACCCCACAGAG GGCTATGAGCCCAATGCAGATGGTTGGGAGTGGAGTAGTGCTGATATTCTGAATTACTCTGCCTGGGAGAAAAACCCCTCCACCATTGCAAACCCTGGCTATTGTGGGAGCCTGTCAAGAAGCACAG GATACCTGAAATGGAAAGATTATAACTGTGCTACGAAGCTACCCTATATCTGCAAGTTCAAGGACTAG